The nucleotide sequence AATCGCCGCAAAAGAAAACCCCCGCGGGATGGCCGCGGGGGCGTTGCTGGCTACCAATCGATCGATAGGATTTTTCGATTAGCCGCCGACCTCGGCATCGATCACTTCGCCGAAGCGTTCCCAGGCCTCGCCTTTGAATCTATGAAGCTGGACCGCCGAAATCGGGGCAAAGTCGGTAGCGCTGGTGTTGACCTTGATGCCGGGCAGCAAGCTGCCGATCTCGAGACCTTTGATGCTGGCCGCCTGCTTCATGACGTTCTCGCGGGTGAGATTGTCGCCGCAGGCTTTGAGCACATGCACGAGCCCCTGGGCGACCGTGTAGCCGTACATGACAAAGCTATCGATCCTGTTGGCCTCGGGGTAGTACTTGGCCAGAAATTCGTCAAAGGCTTTCATGCCGGGGTCGTTCTTCCACTCCGGATCAGACGTATCCTTGAGGTAGTTGGACGAGATGATGCCCTGCGCGTTCTCGAAGCCGGCCGGCTTGATCACGCTGCCGATCGAAGAGGAGACACTGTTGAGAAAGTGCAGCGGATTCCAACCGATCTCCGCATTCTTCTTGATCGCCTGCGCCGCGAACTTCGGCGTGGTGATGTTGATAAACACGTCGGCGCCGGAAGCCTTCAGCTTGACGATGTGGGAATCGATGGTCGGTTCGGAGACTTCGTAGCTTTCCTCCAGGACGATCATCGATGAGGCCTTGGCGCCGAGCCCGTCCTTGAAGCCTTTCAGATAATCCTTACCGTAATCGTCGTTCTGGTAGAGAATTCCGACCTTGGCATCCGGCTTGTTCTTCAGAATATACTTGGCGTAGATCTGCGTTTCGCTCTGGTAGTTGGGCTGCCAGCCCATCGTCCACGGGAAGTTCTTCGGATCGTTCCACTTGGTGGCGCCGGTGGCGACGAACAGTTGCGGCACCTTCTTGCTGTTCAGGTATTTCTGAATCGCGGTGTTTGGCGGCGTGCCGAGTGGATTGAAGACAACCAGGACTTCATCGCTCTCGACCAGCTTGCGCGCCTGCTCCACCGTCTTCGGCGGGCTGTAGGCGTCGTCGTAGCTGATGAAGTTGATCTTGCGGCCGTTGATGCCGCCCTCGGCATTGATCTTCTTGAAATACGCATCCTCGGTCTTCGCGATCACGCCATAAGCGGAAGCAGGGCCGCTATAAGGCATGATGTTGCCGATCTTGATCTCGGTGTCGGTTGCGCCGGTATCGTATTTCTTCTGCGC is from Bradyrhizobium sp. AZCC 2176 and encodes:
- a CDS encoding ABC transporter substrate-binding protein; protein product: MSALKKLAVLSTALGLLAASSSGVLAQKKYDTGATDTEIKIGNIMPYSGPASAYGVIAKTEDAYFKKINAEGGINGRKINFISYDDAYSPPKTVEQARKLVESDEVLVVFNPLGTPPNTAIQKYLNSKKVPQLFVATGATKWNDPKNFPWTMGWQPNYQSETQIYAKYILKNKPDAKVGILYQNDDYGKDYLKGFKDGLGAKASSMIVLEESYEVSEPTIDSHIVKLKASGADVFINITTPKFAAQAIKKNAEIGWNPLHFLNSVSSSIGSVIKPAGFENAQGIISSNYLKDTSDPEWKNDPGMKAFDEFLAKYYPEANRIDSFVMYGYTVAQGLVHVLKACGDNLTRENVMKQAASIKGLEIGSLLPGIKVNTSATDFAPISAVQLHRFKGEAWERFGEVIDAEVGG